In one window of Vibrio sp. DW001 DNA:
- the pta gene encoding phosphate acetyltransferase, translating to MSRTIMLVPISAGVGLTSVSLGVIRTMERKGVNVAFFKPIAQPRHGGNQPDLTSSIINANSNVQTSQPIPMHDAESLIGNEKMDVLLETIVGRYNDLSDADVILIEGLVPTRKHPFANQVNQEVAKTLGAEIVFVATPGTYNASQLRERIELAVSNFGGTKNKSISGVIVNKLNAPVDDAGRTRPDLSEIFDEADAAKQANIKTMEIISTSPIRVLGCVPWSIDLIATRAIDMAKHLDAEIVHEGDMYNRRIKSITFCARSVPHMIEHFKPGSLLVTSADRPDVIVAAALAAMNGVEIGALLLTGGYDLPEQIVKLCRRAFDTGLPIFKAQGNTWQTSLNLQSFSLEVPADDKDRIEFVNDHVASHIDGPWIDSLTEGTQGIRRLSPPAFRYQLTEFARRAAKRIVLPEGDEPRTVKAAAICAERGIATCVLLGNPKEIRHVAEQQGVELGAGVEIIDTDAVREKYVARLVELRSKKGMTEVVARAKLEDSVFLGTMMLENNEVDGLVSGAVHTTANTIVPPFQIIKTAPDASIVSSVFFMLLPDQVLVYGDCAINPDPTAEQLAEIAIQSADSARAFGIDPRVAMISYSTGESGKGADVDKVREATKLAQAKRPDLVIDGPLQYDAAIMENVAASKAPNSPVAGKATVFVFPDLNTGNTTYKAVQRSADLVSIGPMLQGMRKPVNDLSRGALVDDIVYTIALTAIQADQADQAEKVIQAEKA from the coding sequence ATGTCCCGTACTATTATGCTTGTACCTATTAGCGCTGGAGTAGGTCTTACCAGTGTTAGCTTAGGTGTCATCCGCACAATGGAGCGTAAAGGTGTAAATGTTGCGTTCTTTAAGCCGATTGCTCAACCACGTCACGGTGGTAACCAACCCGATCTAACGTCATCTATTATCAATGCAAACAGCAATGTCCAAACGTCTCAGCCGATCCCGATGCATGATGCTGAGTCTCTTATCGGTAACGAAAAGATGGACGTTTTACTTGAAACGATCGTTGGTCGTTACAATGATTTAAGTGATGCTGATGTTATCTTGATTGAAGGGTTAGTCCCGACTCGCAAGCACCCATTTGCGAACCAGGTAAACCAAGAAGTGGCAAAAACACTTGGTGCAGAGATTGTATTTGTTGCCACTCCAGGCACATACAATGCGTCTCAACTTAGAGAGCGTATTGAATTAGCGGTTTCTAACTTTGGTGGTACGAAGAACAAGAGTATCTCTGGTGTTATCGTTAATAAACTTAATGCCCCTGTCGATGATGCAGGCCGAACCCGCCCTGACCTTTCTGAAATTTTTGATGAAGCCGATGCGGCTAAGCAAGCAAACATCAAAACGATGGAGATCATCAGCACCAGCCCAATTCGTGTTTTAGGTTGCGTTCCTTGGAGCATTGACCTCATTGCCACTCGTGCTATCGATATGGCCAAGCATCTTGATGCTGAGATCGTACACGAAGGTGATATGTACAACCGTCGTATCAAGAGCATTACTTTCTGTGCCCGTTCAGTTCCACATATGATTGAACACTTTAAACCTGGTTCATTACTCGTCACGTCTGCCGATAGGCCCGATGTTATCGTTGCGGCTGCACTTGCTGCAATGAACGGTGTTGAGATTGGTGCTTTACTACTGACTGGCGGCTATGACCTACCAGAACAAATCGTTAAGCTTTGTCGACGCGCATTTGATACTGGCCTGCCAATTTTTAAAGCACAAGGTAATACATGGCAAACATCGCTGAACCTACAAAGCTTTAGCTTAGAAGTTCCAGCAGATGATAAAGATCGTATTGAATTTGTTAATGATCACGTTGCAAGCCACATTGATGGACCTTGGATTGATTCGTTGACTGAAGGTACTCAGGGTATTCGTCGCCTAAGTCCACCAGCATTCCGTTATCAGCTGACAGAATTTGCACGCCGCGCTGCCAAGCGTATCGTTCTTCCAGAAGGTGATGAACCACGTACAGTAAAAGCAGCCGCTATTTGTGCTGAACGTGGCATCGCAACTTGTGTACTTCTTGGTAACCCTAAAGAGATCCGCCACGTTGCTGAGCAACAAGGTGTAGAACTTGGTGCCGGTGTTGAGATTATCGACACAGACGCTGTACGCGAAAAATACGTTGCTCGTCTTGTAGAATTGCGTTCTAAGAAAGGCATGACTGAAGTGGTTGCACGTGCAAAACTGGAAGACTCTGTATTCTTGGGCACGATGATGCTAGAGAATAACGAAGTTGATGGCCTTGTATCTGGCGCTGTACACACAACTGCTAACACCATTGTGCCACCATTCCAGATAATCAAAACGGCACCAGATGCTTCTATCGTGTCTTCCGTATTCTTTATGCTGCTGCCTGATCAGGTATTGGTTTATGGTGACTGTGCGATTAACCCAGATCCTACCGCTGAGCAACTGGCTGAAATTGCGATTCAATCTGCTGATTCTGCTAGGGCATTTGGTATTGACCCTCGCGTTGCTATGATTTCATACTCAACAGGTGAATCTGGCAAAGGCGCAGATGTTGATAAAGTTCGTGAAGCGACCAAACTGGCTCAGGCGAAACGTCCTGACCTCGTTATTGATGGTCCACTTCAGTATGACGCTGCAATTATGGAAAATGTCGCCGCTTCTAAAGCGCCAAATTCTCCTGTAGCAGGTAAAGCAACTGTATTTGTATTCCCAGACCTCAATACTGGTAACACAACTTATAAA
- a CDS encoding acetate kinase: protein MSKLVLVLNCGSSSLKFAIVDADNGNEHLTGLAECLHLPEARIKWKLDGKHEAQLGDCAAHDEALSFIVDTILASKPELSDALGAIGHRVVHGGEKFTKSVLVDDSVTQGIEDCSALAPLHNPAAIVGIKAAQKAFPALPMSVVFDTAYHQTMPEEAFLYALPYDLYTEHSIRRYGMHGTSHLYIAREAAERLGKPTSELNIINCHLGNGASVCAIKDGKSVDTSMGLTPLEGLVMGTRCGDIDPAIIFHLHDTLGYSLDKINTMLTKESGLQGLTQVTSDCRYVEDNYLEKADASRAMGVFCHRLAKYIAGYTATLDGRLDAIVFTGGIGENSSPIRELVLNRLGVFGIEVDSEKNLKARFGGEGVITTEESRIPAMVISTNEELIIAEDTARLAGL, encoded by the coding sequence ATGTCTAAGCTAGTTTTAGTTTTAAACTGCGGTAGTTCTTCTCTTAAATTTGCTATCGTTGATGCCGATAATGGTAACGAGCATCTAACCGGCCTTGCAGAATGCCTTCACCTTCCAGAAGCTCGTATCAAATGGAAGTTAGACGGTAAGCACGAAGCTCAACTTGGCGATTGTGCAGCACACGATGAAGCACTTTCATTTATCGTAGACACTATTCTTGCTTCTAAACCAGAACTTTCTGACGCTTTAGGTGCTATTGGCCACCGTGTTGTTCATGGTGGTGAGAAGTTTACGAAATCTGTATTGGTTGACGATTCAGTGACCCAAGGTATTGAAGATTGTTCAGCACTTGCTCCTCTTCATAACCCTGCGGCAATCGTAGGTATTAAAGCGGCGCAGAAAGCATTCCCTGCGCTACCAATGTCAGTCGTATTCGATACCGCTTACCACCAGACGATGCCTGAAGAAGCATTCCTATATGCACTACCTTATGACCTTTATACAGAACATAGTATCCGTCGTTATGGTATGCACGGTACATCACACCTATATATCGCTCGCGAAGCCGCAGAGCGTTTAGGCAAGCCAACCAGTGAACTTAACATCATCAACTGTCACCTAGGCAACGGCGCATCCGTGTGTGCAATCAAAGACGGCAAGTCAGTTGACACGTCTATGGGACTTACTCCTCTTGAAGGCCTTGTAATGGGCACACGTTGTGGCGATATCGACCCTGCGATCATTTTCCACTTGCATGACACACTTGGTTACTCTTTAGATAAAATCAATACGATGCTAACGAAAGAGTCTGGCCTACAAGGCCTAACACAAGTGACGTCTGACTGCCGCTATGTTGAAGATAACTATTTAGAAAAAGCAGATGCTTCACGCGCAATGGGTGTGTTCTGTCATCGTCTAGCGAAATACATTGCAGGTTACACTGCAACACTTGATGGCCGTTTAGACGCAATCGTCTTTACTGGCGGCATAGGTGAAAACTCAAGCCCAATACGTGAACTCGTCCTAAACCGTCTAGGCGTATTTGGTATTGAAGTAGACAGCGAGAAAAACCTTAAAGCACGCTTTGGCGGCGAAGGGGTTATCACTACTGAAGAAAGCCGTATTCCTGCAATGGTCATCTCTACAAATGAAGAGTTGATTATTGCTGAAGACACTGCGCGATTAGCAGGTCTTTAA
- the yfbV gene encoding terminus macrodomain insulation protein YfbV: MNTKPGLIHSLRSGQKYMDIWPMRKELSPIFPEHRIIKATRFGIKVMPAVAMISLLMQLSFQNMQAMPQAIVVALFAISLPLQGIWWLGNRSNTKLPPALAGWYRELHQKIQESGFALEPVKAKPRYKELAVLLNRAFRQLDKTALERWF; the protein is encoded by the coding sequence ATGAATACGAAACCTGGACTAATCCATAGCCTAAGAAGCGGGCAAAAATATATGGATATCTGGCCGATGCGAAAGGAGTTATCGCCCATTTTTCCAGAACACCGCATTATTAAAGCGACTCGCTTTGGTATTAAAGTGATGCCGGCGGTAGCGATGATCAGCCTACTTATGCAATTGAGCTTTCAAAACATGCAAGCAATGCCACAGGCCATTGTTGTCGCACTGTTTGCGATCAGTTTACCTTTACAAGGTATATGGTGGTTAGGTAATCGCTCCAATACCAAACTTCCACCGGCGCTTGCTGGATGGTATCGAGAGCTTCATCAAAAAATACAAGAGTCGGGATTCGCATTAGAACCTGTCAAGGCTAAGCCCCGTTATAAAGAACTTGCCGTACTTTTAAACCGTGCATTTAGGCAACTGGACAAGACAGCACTTGAGCGTTGGTTTTAA